A region from the Gossypium hirsutum isolate 1008001.06 chromosome A08, Gossypium_hirsutum_v2.1, whole genome shotgun sequence genome encodes:
- the LOC107908211 gene encoding B-box zinc finger protein 22: MRIQCNLCEAAVAKVLCCADEAALCLECDEKVHAANKLVSEHQRLPLFSSSSFQMPKCDICQEISGFFFCLQDRALLCRKCDVAIHTVNSVVSCHQRFLLTGVEVDVGTKTDTIGASCFNAK; the protein is encoded by the exons ATGAGGATACAGTGCAACCTGTGTGAGGCGGCGGTGGCGAAGGTGCTATGCTGCGCCGACGAGGCGGCGCTGTGTTTAGAATGCGACGAGAAAGTCCACGCGGCCAATAAATTGGTCAGCGAACACCAGCGCCTccctctcttttcttcttcttcttttcaaatGCCTAAATGTGACATTTGTCAG GAAATATCtgggtttttcttttgtttgcaagACCGGGCATTACTATGTCGAAAATGTGATGTTGCTATACATACAGTGAATTCAGTTGTGTCATGTCATCAGAGGTTTTTGCTTACTGGGGTTGAAGTTGATGTTGGAACCAAAACTGACACCATTGGTGCCTCTTGTTTCAATGCTAAGTGA